The Halopseudomonas sabulinigri genome window below encodes:
- the rfaH gene encoding transcription/translation regulatory transformer protein RfaH, producing the protein MSEVTSPAACWYLIQSKPKQDERAELNLRNQGFTCYRPTHKVEVLRRGRRVQLEESLFPGYLFIRLDRMQDNWFAIRSTRGVSRLVCFGQDPARVSAGIIYSIKTLADIEPVSPALHSGDRVRITEGPFSDLEAIFLRPDGDERAILLLNLLHREQKLKVPLRAIKPSSPPRAAPTRAFAGPTYA; encoded by the coding sequence ATGTCTGAGGTAACGTCGCCAGCCGCATGCTGGTATTTGATCCAGAGCAAGCCGAAGCAGGATGAGCGAGCTGAGCTCAACCTGCGTAATCAGGGCTTCACCTGTTACCGCCCGACTCACAAGGTGGAAGTGTTGCGCCGCGGGCGGCGAGTGCAATTGGAAGAGTCGCTGTTTCCGGGTTATTTATTCATCCGCCTGGATCGCATGCAGGATAACTGGTTTGCGATTCGCTCCACGCGTGGTGTTTCGCGCCTGGTCTGCTTCGGTCAAGACCCAGCCCGAGTGTCGGCCGGCATCATCTACAGCATCAAGACCCTCGCCGATATAGAGCCCGTGTCCCCCGCGTTACACAGCGGTGATCGCGTACGCATCACCGAAGGTCCCTTTAGCGATCTTGAGGCCATTTTTTTACGGCCTGACGGCGATGAGCGGGCCATCTTGCTGCTCAATTTGTTGCATCGTGAGCAGAAGCTCAAGGTTCCACTGCGAGCCATTAAACCATCCAGTCCACCTCGGGCGGCGCCTACCCGTGCATTCGCTGGCCCAACGTATGCTTGA
- the galU gene encoding UTP--glucose-1-phosphate uridylyltransferase GalU encodes MSVKTAVLPVAGLGTRFLPASKAIPKEMITVVDKPVIQYVVDEAVAAGIKQIVLVNHSAKRAIEDHFDVHYELETELERRGKDELLQIMCSILPADVRVISVRQGKALGLGHAVMCAREVVGDSPFAVMLPDVLVDAYHQAAGSQGDLAAMNQRFEHSGRAQIMVEQVPMERVSQYGVVALDGEAPVAGHSQVMTGVVEKPAQSEAPSDLAVVGRYVLPARIFELLETTKPGAGNEIQLTDAIASLMQEQQVEAYRMQGVTYDCGSKLGYLQATLAYGLRHPQVGSGFAELIRQCDV; translated from the coding sequence GTGTCAGTAAAAACAGCAGTACTTCCCGTAGCAGGCCTTGGTACCCGTTTTCTGCCCGCCAGCAAGGCCATTCCCAAGGAAATGATCACCGTAGTAGACAAGCCCGTTATCCAGTACGTGGTTGACGAAGCGGTGGCCGCGGGTATCAAGCAAATTGTTTTGGTTAATCACTCGGCCAAACGCGCCATTGAAGATCATTTTGATGTGCATTACGAGCTTGAAACTGAACTCGAGCGCCGTGGTAAAGACGAGTTACTGCAGATAATGTGTTCCATTTTGCCAGCCGATGTCAGGGTCATCAGTGTGCGTCAGGGTAAAGCGTTGGGCCTGGGCCATGCGGTGATGTGCGCGCGTGAAGTGGTAGGCGATAGTCCCTTTGCGGTGATGCTGCCTGATGTTTTGGTAGATGCCTACCATCAAGCAGCAGGCAGCCAGGGCGATTTGGCGGCCATGAATCAGCGTTTCGAGCATTCGGGGCGGGCACAGATCATGGTCGAACAGGTACCCATGGAGCGGGTTTCGCAGTACGGCGTGGTTGCGCTCGACGGCGAAGCCCCGGTGGCCGGGCATAGCCAGGTCATGACCGGTGTGGTCGAAAAGCCGGCGCAGAGCGAAGCGCCTTCGGATTTGGCCGTAGTAGGCCGCTACGTGCTGCCGGCGCGTATCTTCGAATTACTGGAGACGACCAAGCCTGGAGCGGGTAACGAGATTCAATTGACGGATGCCATTGCCAGCCTCATGCAGGAACAGCAGGTTGAGGCCTACCGGATGCAGGGTGTGACCTACGATTGCGGCAGCAAGCTGGGTTATTTGCAGGCAACCCTGGCCTACGGCTTGCGGCACCCGCAGGTTGGCTCCGGTTTTGCCGAGCTTATTCGACAATGTGACGTCTGA
- a CDS encoding nucleotide sugar dehydrogenase, which yields MQIDLYGDTLPALVTAACMAATGHDVVLRMPQGRIRQQVIANKVAYSEPGLRRLISNEHTEGRLVYGDFDGLPGADSRAVFLALDTDEAPQANVIVERLAAVDGRRWLVVNQSPFAVGSTEELDKSLKSGIAHSQSAAVALPDFLQEGTALAGMQRPPQIILGCNDGYAELLVKEIFRPFNRDSDHFLVMTPREAEFTKLAITGMLVTRISFMNDMANLADSLGIDVENVRQGVAADPRIGPTYLYPGVGFGGPGFSTNVINLVDTLDATGVGSTLLNQVIEINERQKEYLFRKLWQHYRTDLKGRTVAIWGAAFKPDTGRIDNAPIIRMLDALWAQGAKVRVHDPEALPALLERYGHHPGLHYASHPYAAAEGADALIVLTQWRAYWSPDLDRLAAIMRQKVLLDGRNIYDPSYVREHGFTYYGVGR from the coding sequence ATGCAAATCGATCTGTATGGAGACACCCTCCCGGCGTTGGTAACTGCGGCCTGCATGGCGGCGACAGGGCACGATGTAGTACTGCGTATGCCACAAGGCCGTATACGGCAGCAGGTCATCGCCAACAAGGTGGCTTACAGTGAGCCCGGGCTGCGGCGTCTCATCAGTAATGAGCATACGGAAGGGCGATTGGTTTACGGTGATTTTGATGGCTTGCCCGGTGCCGATAGCCGAGCGGTGTTTCTTGCGCTGGATACCGATGAGGCGCCACAAGCGAATGTTATTGTAGAGCGTCTGGCTGCAGTTGATGGTCGTCGCTGGCTGGTTGTCAATCAGTCGCCCTTTGCTGTCGGTTCTACCGAAGAGCTGGATAAGTCGCTAAAAAGCGGTATAGCGCACAGTCAAAGCGCGGCCGTGGCATTGCCAGACTTCCTGCAGGAGGGCACCGCCCTTGCCGGCATGCAACGGCCACCGCAAATCATCCTTGGCTGCAACGATGGCTACGCGGAGTTGCTGGTCAAGGAGATTTTCCGCCCATTCAATCGCGACAGCGACCACTTTCTGGTGATGACGCCACGTGAAGCGGAGTTCACCAAGCTGGCCATTACCGGCATGCTGGTAACGCGAATCAGCTTCATGAACGACATGGCAAACCTGGCTGACTCACTCGGTATTGATGTGGAGAACGTACGCCAGGGTGTGGCAGCGGATCCGCGAATCGGCCCTACCTATCTTTATCCTGGCGTTGGCTTTGGTGGCCCCGGTTTCTCCACTAACGTGATCAACCTGGTCGATACACTGGACGCAACCGGTGTGGGTTCAACCCTGCTTAACCAGGTGATCGAGATCAACGAGCGGCAAAAAGAGTACTTGTTTCGCAAACTCTGGCAGCACTACCGCACCGACTTGAAAGGCCGTACCGTGGCTATCTGGGGTGCGGCATTCAAGCCCGACACCGGCCGCATTGATAACGCCCCCATCATCAGAATGCTCGATGCGCTCTGGGCGCAGGGTGCCAAGGTGCGGGTGCACGACCCTGAAGCGCTGCCGGCATTGCTGGAGCGCTATGGTCACCACCCAGGGCTGCATTATGCCAGCCACCCCTATGCCGCTGCAGAGGGGGCGGATGCTCTGATTGTGCTTACCCAGTGGCGCGCGTATTGGAGCCCCGATCTGGATCGGCTGGCCGCCATCATGCGGCAAAAGGTGTTATTGGATGGTCGCAATATTTATGACCCAAGCTACGTGCGTGAGCATGGCTTCACCTATTACGGGGTAGGGCGCTGA
- the pgi gene encoding glucose-6-phosphate isomerase, translating to MNAFKAIPDTGSQAEQQAWAELNLQAERLKPLHIAELFRADSQRFSGFSVSHGPLLLDFSKQRLDSLALDKLFDLADACDLQGWTEKLFSTQAVNNTEDRAAMHWALRTPVDDVQYESCRDVLEGVQEQLDKMADMVDKIHSGQWRGMTGEPITDVVNIGVGGSDLGPLMVSRALNDFTLKRSRSLGIHFASSMDGSQMAQLLKQLRPQNTLFIVSSKSFSTVDTLYNANTALAWLERSLGKCAGLLHCHFIGVSSKPDKMSEWGIHRENQLQIWDWVGGRYSLWSCIGLPIALRIGMKGFRRLLAGAHLMDNHFRNAPWSSNIPVLMALIGVWNTNCLGINAQAILPYDGRLEKLPAYLEQLEMESNGKSVNRDGELVQLHTCPVLWGEVGPNAQHAFYQLLHQGTEVVTCDFIAPALRYHEPTHSEDSLELVRQHELALANCLAQSRLLALGEAALEGEGELPHYKRYRGNQPSSTLLMKELSPFSLGAMLAAYEHKVFAQAVIWGINPFDQWGVEMGKKIATETLGVIRKEQAPEFPLDSSTLGLIDFINAQ from the coding sequence ATGAATGCATTCAAAGCCATACCCGATACTGGCAGCCAGGCCGAGCAGCAGGCCTGGGCAGAGCTTAATCTGCAGGCTGAGCGGCTCAAGCCGCTGCATATAGCTGAACTTTTCAGAGCTGACTCCCAGCGTTTCAGCGGTTTTAGCGTAAGTCATGGCCCACTGCTGTTGGATTTCAGCAAACAACGCCTGGACAGCCTGGCGCTGGACAAACTGTTTGATTTGGCGGATGCCTGTGACCTGCAAGGGTGGACCGAGAAGTTGTTCAGCACCCAGGCGGTGAACAACACTGAAGATCGAGCGGCCATGCACTGGGCCCTGCGAACCCCGGTGGACGATGTGCAATATGAATCCTGCCGGGACGTGCTGGAAGGCGTGCAGGAACAGTTGGACAAGATGGCTGACATGGTCGATAAAATTCACAGCGGCCAATGGCGCGGCATGACGGGCGAGCCCATTACAGATGTGGTAAACATTGGGGTGGGTGGTTCTGACCTGGGGCCGCTTATGGTCAGCCGTGCCCTTAATGACTTTACCCTCAAGCGCAGCCGCTCACTAGGGATTCATTTCGCTTCATCCATGGATGGCAGCCAAATGGCGCAATTGCTCAAGCAACTGCGCCCGCAGAATACCCTTTTTATCGTTTCTTCCAAATCCTTTAGTACCGTCGATACCCTTTACAACGCCAATACCGCGCTGGCCTGGCTGGAGCGCTCGCTTGGCAAGTGCGCCGGACTGCTGCATTGTCATTTTATTGGTGTGTCATCTAAGCCCGACAAGATGAGCGAGTGGGGTATTCACCGCGAGAACCAATTGCAGATTTGGGACTGGGTTGGCGGTCGTTACTCGCTGTGGTCCTGCATCGGTCTGCCTATTGCGCTGCGCATTGGTATGAAGGGTTTCCGCCGTTTGTTGGCGGGTGCTCATTTAATGGACAACCACTTCCGCAATGCACCTTGGTCAAGCAACATTCCGGTGCTCATGGCGTTGATTGGAGTTTGGAATACCAACTGTCTAGGCATTAACGCGCAGGCGATCCTGCCCTACGATGGACGCTTGGAGAAACTGCCAGCCTACCTTGAACAGCTCGAAATGGAGTCCAACGGCAAGTCGGTCAATCGCGACGGGGAGCTGGTCCAGTTGCACACTTGCCCGGTGCTCTGGGGTGAGGTTGGCCCCAATGCACAACACGCGTTCTACCAATTGCTGCATCAAGGGACTGAGGTGGTGACCTGCGATTTTATTGCGCCGGCCCTGCGCTACCACGAACCCACCCACAGCGAGGACTCGCTGGAATTGGTTCGACAGCACGAGCTGGCATTGGCTAATTGCCTCGCACAGTCACGTCTGCTGGCATTGGGTGAGGCTGCATTGGAGGGGGAGGGCGAGCTGCCGCACTACAAGCGTTATCGCGGCAATCAGCCCAGTTCGACGCTGTTGATGAAGGAGTTGAGTCCCTTCAGTCTCGGCGCCATGCTCGCGGCCTATGAACACAAGGTATTTGCTCAAGCGGTGATTTGGGGGATCAATCCCTTTGACCAGTGGGGGGTTGAAATGGGCAAGAAAATTGCTACCGAAACCTTGGGCGTCATTCGCAAAGAGCAGGCACCGGAGTTTCCGCTAGACAGTTCAACCCTCGGGTTAATTGATTTCATCAACGCTCAGTAA
- the galE gene encoding UDP-glucose 4-epimerase GalE, giving the protein MSNPLILVTGGAGYIGSHTCIQLLAAGYQLLVLDNFSNSSPEALHRVESITGIEVLCEKGDINDAALLDGLFAQHRIDAVIHFAGLKAVGESVAKPLLYYHNNVSGTVTLCQAMQRAGVFNLVFSSSATVYGDPASLPIGEDFPTSATNPYGRSKLIIEEILADLHSSDPRWNVALLRYFNPVGAHPSGLIGEDPSDTPNNLMPYIAQVAVGRRDKLSVFGSDYPTKDGTGVRDYIHVMDLADGHVKALAWLEQGLGIKAFNLGTGRGYSVLEMLKAFERACGKTLAYKLEARRPGDVASCYADPALAEQELGWKARLTLEDMCADSWRWQSQNPAGYRG; this is encoded by the coding sequence ATGAGTAACCCACTCATATTAGTAACCGGCGGCGCTGGTTACATCGGCAGCCACACCTGCATTCAGTTGCTGGCGGCCGGTTATCAACTGTTGGTGCTGGACAACTTCAGCAATAGCTCACCAGAGGCGCTCCACCGAGTGGAGTCGATTACGGGTATAGAGGTGCTTTGCGAAAAGGGTGACATTAATGATGCTGCTCTGCTGGACGGCCTGTTTGCGCAGCACAGAATTGATGCGGTCATTCACTTCGCTGGGCTCAAGGCGGTAGGAGAGTCCGTAGCTAAGCCATTGCTCTATTACCATAATAACGTGAGCGGCACAGTCACGCTTTGCCAGGCCATGCAGCGCGCTGGTGTGTTCAACTTGGTGTTCAGCTCTTCTGCGACGGTGTACGGTGACCCGGCGTCATTGCCCATTGGTGAGGACTTTCCTACCAGTGCGACCAACCCCTATGGTCGCTCCAAACTAATCATTGAGGAAATTCTGGCTGATCTGCATAGCTCAGACCCGCGCTGGAACGTCGCACTACTGCGTTACTTTAATCCGGTGGGCGCACACCCCAGCGGACTTATTGGTGAAGACCCGAGCGACACTCCCAATAACCTGATGCCATACATTGCACAGGTAGCAGTCGGGCGCCGTGACAAATTAAGTGTGTTTGGTAGCGATTACCCAACTAAAGACGGTACCGGAGTTCGCGACTATATCCATGTGATGGACCTCGCAGACGGCCACGTAAAAGCACTGGCCTGGCTAGAGCAAGGCTTGGGTATCAAGGCGTTTAATCTGGGGACCGGCCGAGGCTACTCGGTCTTGGAGATGCTCAAGGCGTTTGAGCGAGCCTGTGGCAAGACACTGGCGTATAAGCTGGAAGCCCGGCGCCCCGGTGATGTTGCCAGTTGCTACGCTGATCCGGCATTGGCCGAGCAGGAACTGGGCTGGAAGGCCCGCCTAACGCTTGAAGACATGTGCGCCGACAGTTGGCGCTGGCAGTCGCAGAATCCTGCCGGGTACCGCGGCTGA
- a CDS encoding acyltransferase family protein — translation MSSTIKYRPEIDGLRALAVVPVVLFHSGVEAFSGGFSGVNIFFVISGYLITSIISREIESNTFKISTFYQKRADRLFPVLASVLLATLIIGFFTSPPDEYQEIAKSVIAAGTFTSNIFFWSTSDYFSASAFTIPLLHTWSLGIEEQFYIFFPFVLIIAFRLKLPIALVAIAAAVSFTLSSLALQNYSSATFYLLPTRAWELLIGALLALIRLPIPSRRIASEVLSWTGLSMCLWCIFFFNKETAFPGPNALFPVLGAALLIYSTAHPQNSIRKAFNFAPVTTLGKASYSIYMWHWPFIVFYGLVFGYPSNLVQSILIAAISICIGLFSWATIEKWSRGKIARLRPIPASACVVSIFLPVIALSSSTLLTNGLPFRVESNVIAAEAALEDYSPYRASCHSGEGNRLEYSKSCILGHSNSPSSVAVWGDSHGVEIAAALAEQLAPEKQSVRQLTYSSCPPAINLAKASRPGCRSHNEATLQAIIADPQIQTVILSAYFPVNQKISSDFLDGFKASVEHLESAGKNVIVMYPLPQTTDNAPTMIARSIMLSQKRATSMTLEAFMNKYSESFDLVSGLPSSVTKIESWKNFCINDDCYVGDEGGAYFFDGHHPSMHGARLIARDIANAISLQSDHAVATSTPSI, via the coding sequence GTGAGCAGTACGATTAAATATCGTCCAGAAATAGATGGCCTTAGAGCTCTCGCCGTTGTACCCGTAGTCCTCTTTCACTCCGGAGTTGAAGCCTTCTCTGGCGGATTTTCCGGAGTAAATATCTTTTTCGTAATTTCGGGGTATTTAATAACAAGCATTATAAGCCGCGAAATAGAGAGCAATACTTTTAAGATCTCAACTTTCTACCAGAAACGAGCCGACAGGCTTTTCCCTGTTCTTGCGTCAGTGCTTTTAGCAACGCTTATTATTGGATTTTTTACTAGCCCGCCGGACGAATACCAAGAAATAGCGAAAAGCGTGATTGCCGCGGGCACATTCACCTCCAACATCTTTTTTTGGAGCACTAGCGACTACTTCTCGGCATCCGCATTCACAATCCCACTGCTCCATACTTGGTCATTAGGAATAGAAGAACAATTCTATATTTTCTTTCCCTTTGTACTCATTATAGCCTTTCGCCTAAAGCTACCCATTGCCTTAGTTGCGATTGCCGCTGCAGTTTCGTTTACACTTTCATCACTCGCATTGCAAAACTACAGCTCAGCCACCTTCTATCTTCTTCCAACAAGAGCATGGGAGCTACTAATCGGCGCATTGCTCGCACTAATACGTTTACCAATACCCAGCAGACGAATCGCCTCCGAAGTTCTATCTTGGACAGGCCTTTCAATGTGCCTATGGTGTATCTTTTTTTTCAATAAAGAGACAGCATTTCCAGGCCCCAATGCGCTATTCCCCGTTTTGGGTGCAGCCCTACTTATTTATTCGACAGCACACCCTCAAAACAGTATTCGTAAAGCGTTCAATTTCGCTCCCGTCACCACCTTAGGAAAAGCATCCTACTCAATCTACATGTGGCATTGGCCATTCATCGTTTTCTACGGACTAGTATTTGGCTATCCAAGCAATCTTGTTCAGAGTATTCTGATCGCAGCAATTTCGATTTGTATCGGCTTATTTTCATGGGCAACAATTGAAAAATGGAGCCGAGGAAAAATAGCCCGCTTGCGACCAATTCCGGCTTCTGCATGCGTCGTAAGTATCTTTCTCCCCGTCATCGCGTTGAGCTCATCTACACTACTGACAAACGGTCTGCCATTTCGGGTTGAATCTAACGTAATAGCAGCAGAAGCAGCGTTGGAAGACTATAGTCCTTACCGAGCTTCGTGCCACTCCGGGGAAGGAAACCGCCTTGAGTACTCTAAGTCTTGCATTCTTGGGCACAGCAACTCCCCTTCTTCGGTAGCGGTTTGGGGCGACAGCCATGGCGTCGAGATCGCGGCAGCACTTGCTGAGCAGCTCGCTCCAGAAAAGCAGTCTGTAAGGCAATTAACTTACAGCTCCTGCCCCCCTGCAATAAATTTAGCAAAAGCAAGTAGACCTGGATGCAGAAGCCATAATGAAGCAACATTACAGGCCATAATAGCTGACCCCCAAATTCAAACTGTAATTCTTTCTGCTTATTTCCCGGTAAACCAAAAAATTTCCAGTGATTTTCTTGATGGCTTTAAAGCTAGCGTTGAGCACCTGGAGTCTGCTGGGAAGAACGTTATTGTAATGTACCCTTTGCCTCAAACTACAGACAACGCCCCAACAATGATCGCCCGCTCAATCATGCTTAGCCAAAAACGTGCAACCAGTATGACTTTGGAGGCCTTTATGAATAAATATTCAGAGTCTTTTGACCTAGTGTCGGGCTTACCCTCCTCAGTCACAAAAATCGAGTCTTGGAAAAACTTCTGCATAAACGACGACTGCTATGTCGGGGATGAAGGAGGCGCCTATTTTTTTGATGGGCACCATCCAAGTATGCACGGCGCTAGGCTGATAGCACGTGATATAGCGAACGCAATCAGTCTACAGTCAGACCACGCCGTAGCTACCTCAACACCATCTATATGA
- a CDS encoding undecaprenyl-phosphate glucose phosphotransferase, producing MMHNQNGIIRSNEPMLAVLHRWLDILVIGLAFVLVLWWQDTTLHRDHWISLLVTLFLFYLINDFSQLYGSWRGEESFKELRQVGGNWAVAFAGMFVADYFLFQNTRLPDMDKIIWFSTGLIALLFYRVGLRHTMRQLRSRGYNTRSVAIAGSGPLGQRLADNIVSTPWMGLNLMGFYDDKSSDPVPLAGTPVSIPTNGDMQALVRDAKAGIIDKIYITLPMRAELKIKWLLDELSDSTASVYIIPDVFVFDLLHARSESINGLPSISIFDTPMDGANRIVKRIEDIVLSCLILALIALPMLFIAFCVRMTSSGPALFRQKRYGIDGKPIEVWKFRSMKVMENGGKVTQATRNDNRITPFGAFLRKTSLDELPQFINVLRGEMSIVGPRPHAIAHNEEYRKVISGYMLRHKVKPGITGWAQINGWRGETDTLDKMEKRIEYDLDYIRNWSLFLDLKIVFLTVFKGFINKNAY from the coding sequence ATGATGCATAACCAGAATGGCATTATCCGCTCCAACGAACCCATGCTTGCCGTGCTGCATCGCTGGCTGGATATTCTGGTCATCGGCCTGGCCTTTGTGCTGGTGCTCTGGTGGCAAGACACCACCCTGCACCGCGATCACTGGATCAGTTTGCTTGTCACACTCTTCCTGTTTTATTTGATCAATGATTTCAGCCAACTGTACGGTTCCTGGCGCGGTGAAGAATCCTTCAAAGAGCTTCGCCAGGTTGGCGGTAACTGGGCGGTGGCCTTTGCCGGTATGTTCGTTGCCGATTATTTTCTGTTTCAGAACACCCGCCTGCCCGACATGGACAAGATCATCTGGTTTTCCACCGGGCTGATCGCACTGCTGTTTTACCGAGTGGGGCTGCGGCATACCATGCGCCAATTACGCAGCCGTGGTTACAACACTCGCTCGGTAGCGATTGCAGGTTCAGGGCCGCTAGGCCAGCGCTTGGCAGACAACATTGTGAGCACGCCCTGGATGGGGCTGAATCTGATGGGTTTCTATGACGACAAGTCCAGCGACCCAGTGCCTTTGGCAGGTACACCCGTCTCTATTCCCACCAATGGCGATATGCAGGCATTGGTAAGAGATGCCAAGGCCGGTATCATCGACAAAATCTATATTACGCTGCCGATGCGGGCAGAGCTGAAGATCAAATGGCTGCTGGATGAGCTTAGCGACAGCACTGCATCGGTCTATATCATTCCTGATGTGTTTGTTTTTGATCTTTTGCACGCACGCAGCGAGTCGATCAATGGCCTACCCAGCATCAGTATTTTCGACACGCCCATGGACGGCGCCAACCGCATCGTAAAACGCATTGAAGACATTGTGCTGTCCTGTCTTATTCTGGCTCTGATCGCCTTGCCTATGCTGTTTATTGCCTTCTGCGTGCGCATGACCTCCAGCGGCCCTGCCCTGTTCCGCCAAAAGCGCTACGGTATTGACGGTAAGCCGATTGAGGTATGGAAGTTTCGTAGCATGAAAGTTATGGAAAACGGCGGCAAGGTGACTCAGGCCACTCGTAACGACAACCGCATCACGCCTTTTGGCGCCTTCCTACGCAAGACTTCCCTTGATGAGCTACCGCAGTTCATCAATGTACTGCGTGGTGAGATGTCTATCGTCGGCCCCCGTCCCCACGCGATAGCCCACAACGAGGAGTATCGCAAGGTTATCAGCGGCTACATGCTCCGCCACAAGGTCAAGCCGGGCATAACCGGATGGGCGCAAATCAACGGCTGGCGTGGCGAGACCGACACACTCGACAAGATGGAAAAACGTATCGAGTACGATCTCGACTACATTCGTAACTGGTCGCTGTTTCTGGATTTGAAGATAGTATTCTTGACCGTGTTCAAGGGCTTTATCAACAAGAATGCGTATTAA
- a CDS encoding phosphohexomutase domain-containing protein (capsular polysaccharide biosynthesis protein; catalyzes the formation of D-mannose 6-phosphate from alpha-D-mannose 1-phosphate): protein MNLTCFKAYDIRGQLGTELNEDIAYRIARAFARFLKAQRIVLGGDVRATSPELKAALANGLRDEGVDVLDLGLAGTEEVYFATFHLGVDGGIEVTASHNPIDYNGFKLVRQGSRPISADTGLADIRSMAESMSFDLVDGRDPRVDDATRGSYECVDTRPAFVEHLMGYIDIAKFSRPLKLVVNAGNGAAGPALDAIEAAFQAAGVPVTFIKICHEPDGSFPNGIPNPILIENRDMTRNAVLEHKADMGIAWDGDFDRCFLFDEQGRFIEGYYIVGLLAEAFLQKEKGARIIHDPRLTWNTVEQVESNGGVAVQTKAGHAFIKERMREEDAIYGGEMSAHHYFRDFAYCDSGMIPWLLVAELLCAKGKPLSALVDERIAAFPSSGEINLTVSDAPAVLAAIERAYSENAEDVDHTDGVSIRFAQWRFNLRASNTEPVIRLNVESRGNAGLMKEKTEELLAHIKSL, encoded by the coding sequence ATGAATCTTACCTGTTTCAAAGCCTATGATATCCGAGGCCAGCTCGGCACCGAACTTAACGAGGACATCGCCTACCGCATCGCTCGCGCTTTTGCCCGCTTCCTAAAGGCTCAGCGTATAGTGCTGGGAGGCGATGTACGCGCCACCTCTCCCGAACTCAAAGCGGCGCTTGCCAACGGCTTGCGAGACGAGGGTGTGGATGTCCTTGATTTGGGATTGGCCGGTACCGAGGAAGTCTATTTCGCGACTTTCCATTTGGGCGTCGACGGCGGTATTGAAGTGACTGCCTCACACAACCCTATCGACTACAACGGCTTCAAGCTGGTACGCCAAGGCTCCCGCCCCATATCAGCCGATACCGGGCTAGCCGATATCCGCTCCATGGCGGAATCCATGAGCTTCGACCTTGTCGACGGCCGCGATCCGCGCGTCGATGACGCTACGCGCGGTAGCTACGAATGCGTGGATACACGTCCTGCTTTCGTCGAACATCTGATGGGATATATCGATATTGCGAAGTTTTCGCGACCACTCAAACTAGTGGTTAATGCGGGCAACGGCGCCGCCGGTCCCGCGCTTGACGCTATTGAAGCTGCATTCCAAGCAGCTGGCGTTCCTGTAACTTTCATCAAGATTTGTCATGAACCTGATGGCAGCTTTCCGAATGGCATTCCCAACCCAATATTGATCGAAAACCGCGACATGACGCGGAACGCTGTGTTGGAGCACAAGGCTGATATGGGTATAGCCTGGGACGGCGACTTTGACCGCTGCTTCCTATTTGACGAGCAGGGACGTTTTATCGAGGGCTACTACATTGTCGGGCTACTTGCAGAAGCCTTCCTGCAGAAAGAAAAAGGCGCGCGGATCATTCATGACCCCCGCCTGACCTGGAATACAGTGGAGCAAGTTGAGTCCAACGGCGGGGTCGCTGTACAAACCAAAGCCGGGCACGCGTTCATCAAGGAGCGTATGCGCGAGGAAGATGCCATATACGGCGGCGAGATGAGCGCTCATCACTACTTCCGCGATTTTGCCTACTGCGACAGTGGTATGATCCCTTGGTTACTGGTCGCGGAGTTGCTGTGCGCGAAAGGGAAGCCGCTGTCCGCCCTGGTCGACGAACGTATCGCGGCCTTCCCGTCCTCTGGTGAGATCAACCTTACGGTGTCGGATGCCCCGGCAGTGTTGGCAGCGATTGAGCGTGCCTACTCTGAAAACGCCGAAGACGTAGATCACACGGACGGAGTGAGTATTCGCTTTGCACAATGGCGATTCAATCTTCGTGCCTCCAACACTGAACCGGTGATTCGGCTGAATGTCGAAAGCCGAGGCAACGCAGGATTGATGAAGGAAAAGACTGAGGAACTGTTAGCCCATATCAAATCCCTTTGA